Within Cyprinus carpio isolate SPL01 chromosome A7, ASM1834038v1, whole genome shotgun sequence, the genomic segment GAGTTTGTgggtggctctgaaaagagccgttggggaataaaacagttgttttttacTTCTTGGGAGCTGCCTTTTTAGGCTTGGCAGCTTTAGGCTTTGCTGTCTTGGGTTTGACAGTCTTGGCCTTTTTGGGGCTCTTGGCTGCTTTCTTAGGCGCTGCGGGCTTCTTTGTCTTCTTGGGGCTCTTCGTGGTCTTCTTAGCGGCTGCAGCGGCGGGTTTCTTGGCCTTCTTGGGGGATTTCTTAGCGGCGGGCTTCTTTGCCGCTGCGCTCTTGGGCTTCTTGGCAGCAGCGGGTTTCTTGGCCGCGGGCTTCTTCGCTTTAGGAGCTGCTTTCTTCGCCGGCTTCTTCTTGGTCTCGGTTTGCTGCTTGTTGATCTTGAAGGAGCCGGAGGCACCGGTTCCTTTGACCTGCACCAGGGCTCCTTTAGTCACCAGGCTCTTGATGCGAGCTTGATGCGGGAGTTCTTCTTTCTCCACGTCGTAGCCGCCGGCAGCGAGAGCTTTCTTCAGGGCGGCGAGAGACACACCGCTCCTCTCCTTCGATGCGGACACGGCTTTAACGATCAGATCACCGACAGCTGGACCTGCTTTCTTGGCTTTAGCAGCGGACTTCTTCTTGGGCGCTTTGGCCGGCGGGGCGGCTGGAGCTGCTGGGGCGGTTTCTGCCATCTCTTGTAACGGATTTACAGTCGTCTAAAGGGTTTGTTCAGTAATGAAAGACTGTCGGGCGGCGCTGTGCTCTTAAATAGGACATGAGAACCTTATAGACTCAACTTGATCGCTCTTTGCGACTGTGCTCCTCCAGAGCGCGCCCCACTCttgtgttttcttctcttacattTTGGGCACAAAACTGGATGGTTTTTGAAGTGGTTTAAGGTAGTAAAATTATAGTGAACACCAAGCAGAGATCTGCAGCTTTCTCTGGAGACTAAAAGACGCGATgaggaaatgtttattttgtcccTGTCAGAACTTATCAAAGGCGAGCAGCAGCTACGGGAAAAGTCCCTGTTGTGTAAATTCGATGCCATGTTTAAGTGAAAAGTTTGATAAAGACTGAAATCGTCATCTGTGTGTCCAGCAAACAGTTTGAAAGTCACTTTAGAGAGATGGACATCACCGAGGGACGTGAGGAGTGTTTCATACAGTCACTGTTTTGGTCTGTTTGAAGCACATACTGTAGACTTCATCCAGAGTCTCATGTCTGACCCTTATCTTCGATCATCAGA encodes:
- the LOC122145708 gene encoding histone H1-like; the encoded protein is MAETAPAAPAAPPAKAPKKKSAAKAKKAGPAVGDLIVKAVSASKERSGVSLAALKKALAAGGYDVEKEELPHQARIKSLVTKGALVQVKGTGASGSFKINKQQTETKKKPAKKAAPKAKKPAAKKPAAAKKPKSAAAKKPAAKKSPKKAKKPAAAAAKKTTKSPKKTKKPAAPKKAAKSPKKAKTVKPKTAKPKAAKPKKAAPKK